TGCAGAGACGGTTACGAGCCCCTTCCATCACTGGCGATTACTGGAGCGTGCCTGCAACTTCTCCCCCACGTCTTAAAATAAGCAACTCCCCccttatttcttcttctttcctttttcttgaagCATCAACTGTTCTTTCCATTAGAGAGCCTTGTAAGTATCTTGTTCCCCTTCTTCTGAAGTTTTTCTAAGTATTTGTAGTGTAGAATATGTCATCTTCCGATGACTCGATCCATTTTATGGGTGAGACTTTTGCGGACAATGATCCCTCGGAGGCGACTTCGAGGGAGATGGGTGGTCTTTCGCCTGGTTTCCCTCGAGGCCTAGGAGGAGTCTCCGCCAAGCAGCGGCGGCGGCCCATCATTTAGTCGATGAGGAGGACATCGATCTTGAGGGGGGGAAATGAAAGGGAGGATTCTTCCCCTGGAGAGGGGGAGAGGGAGGTTTCTCCTTTGCCTCTAGAGTGGGGTTCTTCCATTCTCAAGTTCATGGGGATAGAGTAGTTAATACAGAAGTATTACATCCCTCTGTCCTTGTCCTTTATACGCCCTCCCCAAGAGTCGTCCTCACCTTCCTCCCCCCAACTACTTGACGTTCTTTTATGCTCAGTTGAACTCAGGCCTTCGTTTCCCCATTCCCTCCTTCTACTCTGATGTGGTACGTGGTTTTGGTGTCCCCTCTAAAGCAGTTAGTCCCTAACTGCTTCAAAACCTTTGGccaattttttcatgatttttcgTTTTCATTAGTTTCCTGTTTCTGCCAGTATCTTTGCTCAATGCTATCATTTGGAAAGAGCAGCGATGGGTTTTTTTGTGTTCATGCCTCGCCCTGGAATCTCCTTCCTACCTTCCCTCCATCCCCCAAAAATTGGAAGAAGagcttcttttttattttccccTCTCGCCTTTGGTCCTTCCCTGACCAATGGATTCTGGAGACCCCTTCTCCTCTTCAGGTTGAGGAAAGGTCCATTATGTTGACCTTCTTGCGGGACATATTGAACGACAACCCTTATGATTGCCGGTTCCTAGTCGATGAAAGACTGCTGGGCCAGTTCGGTTCAAGTCCTCGGGTGGAGCCCTTGGGGGACTCTTTGGGTACTTTTGTTAGtgctttttgtcttttctttgttCATACTAATTCCATGTTATGATATTGTTTATCCTTTCCTTAGTGTAGAGAACATCATGTTCAGTAAGTTGATGCGAGACCATACTTCGGGGGTTCGGACTGGAGGGACTCCTCCTTCTTGATCTCCTAGAGGATTCTGTCTTCCAGCGAATCCAGGGGGAAACGTGCCGCTTCTCCTATTCCTGGGGCTATCCCAATGGATTCTTCTAAGAGGGCTAGGTCAAGTGCAATCGGAGCCTCCCCCGCCAGCTCTACCAGACCTCCTTCACGACCTCCTCCTCCACCCTCTCTCAAGGACGAGAAGGGGGTGATCCTCAAGTACTTCTGCTCTTACTCTGCCTGTCTACATACGCATCAATCCTGAGATCAAGAGAAAGCAACGCTCCATTGGTGGTCGAACTTATGAAGGGGCTGCTGTCTTTAGGGGATGGGCATTTGCTATCCTCCATGACAAAGGAGGAACTGAAGGGGATAGCTTCCTCGTACATGCTTAAGGTATGGTGTTTTAGATTTTCCTTCTCTTTAAGGAATGACTTTATAACCCCTTCCTcccttttctcattttctgcCAGTTTATTTCTATTTGCGAGGAGCTCTTCTCCCATCCTTCTGGCACTCAACCTGATGCTCAGAGGAGGAAATTGGAGGAGAAGTTAGAGCGTCTACGGGCCGAGAATCTTAAGCTCAAGGAGGACAAGAAGGAGCGGTGGGTTGTTCACAACAACTGGAGAAAAGGTTGAAAAGACTGTAGAAGCAGACTCAGGGTCACAAGGAGGCCCTAAAGCAGGCCATGGAGAGGGCGGCCTTCGAGTTTCCTAATACGACAGATGGACAACGTTATTTGGAGGGGTATTAGGCGGGTCGTCTAGAGCAACTCAagaagtttgaagcctatcaAAGGGAACTGGCTAAAATTGCGAGACCTTACTTCAAACGTAGCTTCGTGGCATGCAATGAACAGTTTAAGGCGCATGGGTTCCCTCCATCAGGGGAGGAGCCTTCCTTCTTAGATATTGCCACCGCCATGGAAAATGCTCCAGACCCCTTTTCAGATGCTCTTACTCCCGAAGGCAGAGGCCTCTTTCTTGAATCAGATTTGTTCTTGAAACCgttctttctttaatttgctgttatttttcttcttggcATATAGTTGATAAGTTGTCCTCTTTTTGCAGAAGAAGATTTAGACAATATACTAGGAGAGGCCGAGGCCGAAGTGAGGGGTCTCCCCCTGAAGCAGCAATTGACTCTATAGCGGGAGACCTCTCAAGAGTGGGAGCTAGGAAAGAGGGATACACCCCCAAGGATGTTGATGCTAGTCTAATGAAACTTCTGTTGTTGCGACTCctgaagaaaagaatgaaggCTCTGCCtgtggagaaaaaaattaaaaatataatgtggTTGCTGGTTggaacaattttctttttcttgcttgCTTTCCCCCATTGAAGATGGGGATGGAGCAGTTTATTTGTTTGCTTTGATGAAACAATTTGCCCCTGGCCATGGAATTTATGTTAGGGGCTTTGGTGTGATATCGAACTATGTTCCTTccatatttattgttttgctTCTTTGATATGTGAATACCCATAGGTCTTGTCGTAAAGTGTGGGAACCCTACTTCAAATTCCCTGGGGGAGGGGGGGTCTTCCAACTTTTCTTGAAGGTGCCTTTTAGAGATTTCAGGCGGAGGGGTTCCTTTCTGCCTCTTTAGGGGCTGGTTGTCTCTCTCTTATCTTAACTTGCAGAATGCGCCCTTTTGTGAGTATTAGAACCACTTGGAGATATTTTAGACAAGCTAAGTGGCGTGTCCCCCTAACTGTACGATGATGTGTCCGACTAAATGGGTTTATTTCTTGGGTCTGTCAATTCAGTAAAATAGCAGGTAAGCCTGTAGGCCTTTCTTCCCTACTGATGTGTTTTATCCATCCTGCTGATGGGCCCTTATTTTGTCCTACTGATGAGCCGATTGGGCTCTTAGTCGACTGGGCTGATATATCTAACTTATGGGTTTGAcctaataattttagaagaaatcaaataaaatgggtatatatacttttgataatatattaaaataacgTCAACCACAATCctaattccaaaaaaaattatgcatatattgttattagttttatttaattaaaaattacattaatttatcaCTTTATAACAACagaatttcatcaattaatataaattacattctTTGTCATATAGAAGTTTTCACAAAAATGATAATGCGTATCTTtccacttaaaaaaaaaaaaaatcctcacatattaaattatccGAACCAacttgagaattttttttattttttttatgaattaactataatcatattataaattttaattaccaataactaatatatactaatgtcaaatatgtctaattaatcaataattattattaaaataaaattattactcatatattaatagactcaaactcataacttttttaataatgagaTTTTAATCTCACCAATTGAACTAGATTTAGTTCGgccaatttgaaatttttttatcattgatTTTCTTGGAAACATCatgatttgtaataattaatatatatattgtacgtTGGTTTACCAAGTTAAGGCTAATAAAAAGTCAATATATGTAACTTCATTAGATAGGCAACAGTGGGTAAGAAATAATCTTTGTCCAAACCCaatcttcttctcttcttctcttttctttttttttttttctgaaatttatttcatttttttccataaatttGTGTCCATTactctaataatttaaagggtaaattacatgagaatttttgaaatttagtataactgtaaatatttacttgttattttaaaaattattaatactccttaatttttttaacaggtATCCAATAATTAACCTATTTCATTAGTTTCCGCTAAAttcttatcaattttgtaCGGTAAACTAACCAGAATTGGCTTTATACGGACTATGACTATGACTTGCTATCAACTGTTGATTTATCAGAAAGgataatcatttaatatttaatatcttaatacGCCCACTCACGTAGAAACCCTATGTGTTGGGCGACAATGAGACTCGAACCTAAAACCTCATATTTGACATAATGCTAAATAATCACttcatctaaaaaatttaaagttttagaaattaaggagaattatttaatatttaatattttaatatcaattaattaaaaagaatatgtatatatatacatttgattTTACAGAAGAATCACCATACGTTATTAAAAATACTTCTGGCTTTTATttgtcacaaaaaaataagaaaaatttgaaagaaaaggaattagtcataaaaaaaagtattaaaaactaattaaactaTAGTGCAACATGTATATGAATTATCTCTTCAACTCATCAAAGCAAAAAGGGGGAAGAAATGGACCCTTGAATTCGTCAATAATGAAtatcagaaaaataattaaaaagtaaataaataaataaataaaagttagtcAACTATTGCCATTTGCTTTacatatagtaattaatttaatttcctgttaattataaaaattcttcTTCCGCCACCCACAACAACACACTGATAACAGATAATTATCTCCGCCGTTGATGAGCTCCACGGGAAATGATGTGATCATGATCATGATGAGGGTGCTGGCTTGTTTCTTCATTTTCGTGCAGGTGATAATCACAATGGTGCAGTGCCAGCAGATTCCCGACGACGGCGACTACAACGGCGTCAACACGACTCAGCTCAACGATCCTGCGGTGCTGAACATGGTCACGGAGATGGTCTACCGGCGTCTCTCCGGCGTCACCTCCCAGCTCATACACAGTCAGATTGCTGACAGGGCTTCTTTCTGCGTTACCAACCcgtaaattcatatatatatatataactctctctctctcttccccccccctctctctctctctctatatatatatatatgtatatataagtttGTGAGATGTGGATGAATGGTGGTGCAGGGATGATGATTGGAACAGATCCTTTAACTATTCAGATAATTTGAGTTTCTTGTCGAACTGCATTCTCAGCACTCGAGGTTTGTATATATACGACttcttttcatcaaatttttatccaaattatatatatgttattatcattgcaaatctatatatatatatatatattgagttgatttttttaaaaaaaaattatttagtaaattaatcTCGCGCtggatttgaatttgtatattttcaaattttggctagtattaattttataaaaatacattattatatataatatcgaTCGAAGCACAAGccgtttaaatttattatttattttttgaatttataagtgtaataaaattaaattacacaatGGTATTTTCCTTTTAGCTGTACGTACAATGCTGATGTTGTATTTCGCCACTTTTTCGGTATTAATTTGGATACAaagattgtaattttagtggtGTAAGGAGAGAgatgataattttggtcctattaaaattaatttgaaaaaaattcaagaaatcccCATATGATATCGTAAAcgagcaaattactcccttataaaaaaataaatagcgatttacctccctgtatcttttaaaatacaacagtttacctccctatataaggaggtaaattgcttcattttaaaaagtatatggggttaaattactatattttttttcatagagagACGAtgtgttcattttcaatattatagagggtaaattgctattcacccaaattaattttgataatttgatcTTACAATTAAGAATTGCCAATTTGAACTGAGGATtcataaatcaatcaattataaatcTTGGTCAGAATTGTTcttaatttgctatttttttaattacagaattaaaattatcacttctATActtaaaacatgaaaattacaatttttcctaatttagACGGAGATAAAATCATATTGACAATGTCCTCATATTTGTCCTtgtaatatgaatattttcatatactTACTTGTTTTTAGCAGGAATTTAAGTTGTTTTCATAtcaatttagaatttatttttggttgtattaatttattacagtaattttacaaaatttgatttatgaaCTTTTACAaagatttttagtttttttctttcttttaaaacttaaaattgtCTACGTACTAAACTTATATATctaaacaatattattttttaagaatttaatttatttaaattcaaattgttaatgatacaattcaaaaatataagattGCATTTGGATTGAGTGActtgaaatatgaaatttaaatttataataataatttttttttatatctgtTTGGATAATTATGAACTAAAACAATTTCATATTCTCCgactttaaatttgaattatatttttaaaaaattgataaatgttaaattgtcatatagtatgaaatattatgaaatattttctttagaaaaatttttaaaatttaaattcatcaacCAAACACAGCCTAAGAGAATATCTTAACATAAGAAGGTCTAGGAATTGCTGTCTTGATAGTGTTggtgtaaaaattatttgttgaatttttcagAATAAAACGTTACtgaaatgaattattatgtttggattcgttttttgagtgttttgttgtgttttgtggaaatatagagagagaaaaacaaaaataaataagtgtgtgttagagatagtatgtatgttttgatttgcttttggagataatttaaaataagtattatatgtttaatgttgtattttgagagacaaaaattacttttcattgttaaatcatgtctttttttttatatatatttatgtatatatgtatgtatttatactgaaaatgttaaaaacacctaaataaggtgtttttgaatgatgacaaacattgagtatggtttgatttgtttcgaaaataatttgaaaataaaaacaaatataatgaataCTTTTTAGATTTTTCAAACTGAGTTTTGCCTTAAATATTGAGTTTGTAGTAAAAAATAGggaaaatgtattattttactccactaagtatgtctaattttaattttaatttgataactatgtccatttttgtttaggtccagtaacttacgaaattgctcacttttagtcctctggtagattttcgaacaattttacccctatgcaacttttgaaagacagttttagtcATATGCCTCATGAGGGTAAAATTGTACGAAAATCTGTTAGAGTACTAAAATTGTGATTTATCCTTAACCATCTGTTCAAAAAGTTCCGTGGGACGGGGTTGTTCTCTTTTTCAGggtttgggggggggggggcttNNNNNNNNNNNNNNNNNNNNNNNNNNNNNNNNNNNNNNNNNNNNNNNNNNNNNNNNNNNNNNNNNNNNNNNNNNNNNNNNNNNNNNNNNNNNCTCTTTTTggggggttggggggggggggtcttCTGTCTAGTAAAGCTTTTCCGGGGGTTGAAATGCTATTAACCCATATACTATGgtgcaaaatgaaaatttcttcGGCAATTCTTGAATGTTTTCATGCGTACGAACAGGAGACTTGCCCCAGAGATTGTGTACAGCAGCAGAGCTGAAATTCTACTTCACTAATTTCATAGCAAAGGCGAACTCTCCAGCTACTTTTCTCAAACCCAACAGGAACTGTAACATAACGAAATGGGTTTCGGGCTGCGAGCCAGGATGGGCTTGTAGTGCTGGCTTGACTCGGCCTGTCGATTTCACCGACTCCCGTGAAATACCAGCCCGAACTTCTGATTGTCAGCCTTGCTGTGAGGGCTTCTTCTGCCCTCAGGGTCTTACATGCATGATACGTAAGTATGCGAACATGTTTCTCTCACATCTTCTTTTGTTGCTTTGCTCTGGTCTGTAATGTTGGTTGGATGACTGCTATTGATTGAGTATGAATGAACCCGTAATTTCTTGAACCCcgtttctctttttcttggaGGGTGGAGTGATTTTATGAGGAAAAAGAACTGGTGTATTTAATCTTTCAGTGACATTTTAGGACTTCTGTTTGTGGCTAAGATGTATTAtggtgttttattttaatttctggaATGATTCTTGCAACTGTTGAATAGGATGTTTACTTATGTGTAGGATTATGTAgcattttataagaaaaaatttcaacttgaAAATTCTTTGGCCGTGATGATAACTAATATATCCAATTTGTTGCGTTTGTGTAGCATGTCCATTAGGTTCACACTGCCCGCTAGCGACATTCAACGTGAGCACCAGCCTATGCGACCCGTAAGTTGATGTTCTTGTGATTTACATTATTACATGTTTGTGCATTGCACTTAATGTTTTTCATCTGCAGATATCTTTACCAGTTACCTCCTGGAAGGCCAAATCATTCTTGTGGAGGGGCTAATATTTGGGCAGATGTTAGCAGAGGCGGTTCAATGTTCTGTTCTGCAGGATCATATTGCCCAACAAACACAGAAGAAATTCCTTGTGCCAGCGGGTACTgcttttttttctgatttgaGGTGGTAGTTCAATAAACATGTTTTTGGGCTTTCAAATTATGCTTGAGATTAGTTCTTGAATTTAGTTGTCCAGCTTTTACCTGGACGACACCTCTTGTGTTTTAAACGCAtcctctttttttgtttaagttaTTGTTTTTGGTAACCAATCTTAAGGTCATCTTCATTGTCTTTGAATCTCAGGCATTACTGCCGCATGGGCTCTACAACTGAAACACGTAAGTCATTTCTCAAAGCGTTCTAGTGCatctaaaatatttctcaGCTGCATGACAAACTATTACTCTTGTGAATGGGTCTTTTCATGCACCTTATGCCTCTGATATCTTTATGTTTTCTCTATAATATTCCTACTTCACAATCTTGTTGCATTTACAACCTACTAGCTTGTTTCCAATACTTCATGCTTTCTTAATCATATAATCCATGAGGATAAACTGGCAGGATGCTACAAGTTGACTTCATGTGATTCCCACTCAACGAGGCAGAATATAACTCAATACGGGTTAATGCTGATTGTAAGTTTCTCTAGAGAATCTTATCCTGCAAGATCTcgcttttaaatattttagaatattggTGATGTGATTTCATGCTTCTAAATTGTACGCCTACAGTATCATCGGTAAAATGAAAGGAACGAGGATTAGCTAATAATTACCAGTCCCACAGAAGCACATAAGAAAATAGTCTATTACGATCTTTTAGTGCACATCACCTCTCCAGCGAAAGCCTGAAAATCCGTTTGGTGGAACAGTTTGACAAGGGAAATTGCCACATTCCAAGTCTGAAGACTGATTCAAATGatacatatttttcatgttaTATTCATACTATGCAAAATTGGTGTTTAACTATGGTCTGAGAACACACTAATCTGATAAGACCAGGAGCTATTGTGTAGTTCcttgataattttgattcgTCATTCGAATTGAATTGCTCTAGTTGTAtaggaatattttatataaattctctGTAAAATATTGTTTGGTGCGCACCTGCTTATATTCTTCAGCCATCTGCCCATGCCTTTGTTCTCTTTCCTGATGCAACCATAGCTGATGAATTGAATGCTTCTGTTGTTCCAGGTTGGTATTAGTGTTATCCTATTCATCTTCTACAATTGTTATGAGCAAGTTATCAGCCTTAGAGAAAGGAGATATGCTAGATCAAGGGAAGTTGCAGTGGAAAGTGTAAAGGAGAATGCTCAAGCACAAGCAAGATGGCTCGCTGCAAAGGATGCAATTAAAAAGAGAGCTATTGAGATGtcccactcattttctcttagAAATATTGTCCTACCTGGTGTGCAGGTTAGAATGCTGAACTAGACGTTGAAACAAATGCAAATTGCATCACTATGTATGCCCTTATAATTTGAGTGCTTCTCAGCAGCGTGGTGCTACATCTGGACGAATGGAAACAGAATCTGGTCGTCCTCCAATACAGGATAATGAAGAATATAGTAATAGTTTGGAAGGTGCCAATGCTGAAACTGAAAACaaggacaagaaaaaaaagttgaaggtGAAACACATTCGTACAAATACTCAGATTTTCAGGTATGCCTATTCTCAActtgagaaagagaaagcTCAACAGCAGCAGAACAGAGACCATAGCTTCTCAGCTGCCATCTCGATGGCAATCAACAGCGAGGCCACGAGTAGACCCACAATTGAGATTTCTTTTAGAGATCTTATGGTCACattgaaacaaaagaagaaacatcTTTTAAGGTCTGTCACTGGGGAAATCAGGCCAGGTCGAATTACTGCTCTCATGGGTCCATCAGGGGCAGGAAAAACAACTCTGCTTTCAGCACTGGCTGGAAAAACAGTTGGGTGCTCGATAACTGGTTTAATACTAATAAATGGAAAGGTGGAGTCGATCCGATCGTATAAAAAGATTGTTGGCTTTGTGCCCCAGGATGATGTCGTGCATGGAAATTTGACAGTGGAAGAGAATATATGGTTCAGTGCCAACTgcaggtaaacaaacttgcactATTATTTTGCAACCTGCAGCACAGTGATATTCATGTATGAAt
This region of Sesamum indicum cultivar Zhongzhi No. 13 linkage group LG4, S_indicum_v1.0, whole genome shotgun sequence genomic DNA includes:
- the LOC105161335 gene encoding ABC transporter G family member 24 isoform X2; its protein translation is MSSTGNDVIMIMMRVLACFFIFVQVIITMVQCQQIPDDGDYNGVNTTQLNDPAVLNMVTEMVYRRLSGVTSQLIHSQIADRASFCVTNPDDDWNRSFNYSDNLSFLSNCILSTRGDLPQRLCTAAELKFYFTNFIAKANSPATFLKPNRNCNITKWVSGCEPGWACSAGLTRPVDFTDSREIPARTSDCQPCCEGFFCPQGLTCMIPCPLGSHCPLATFNVSTSLCDPYLYQLPPGRPNHSCGGANIWADVSRGGSMFCSAGSYCPTNTEEIPCASGHYCRMGSTTETRCYKLTSCDSHSTRQNITQYGLMLIVGISVILFIFYNCYEQVISLRERRYARSREVAVESVKENAQAQARWLAAKDAIKKRAIEMSHSFSLRNIVLPGVQRGATSGRMETESGRPPIQDNEEYSNSLEGANAETENKDKKKKLKVKHIRTNTQIFRYAYSQLEKEKAQQQQNRDHSFSAAISMAINSEATSRPTIEISFRDLMVTLKQKKKHLLRSVTGEIRPGRITALMGPSGAGKTTLLSALAGKTVGCSITGLILINGKVESIRSYKKIVGFVPQDDVVHGNLTVEENIWFSANCRLSADLAKADKVLVVERVIESLGLQPVRDYLVGTVEKRGISGGQRKRVNVGLELVMEPSLLFLDEPTSGLDSSSSQLLLRALKREALEGVNICMVVHQPSYSLFRMFDDLILLAKGGLTVYHGAVKDVEDYFAQLGLVVPERINPPDYFIDVLEGMVKPSTNSAVTYEELPLRWMLHKGYPVPPDMQNNLSVVGIPAMYACPGNQENYSGSGSEQLSFWREFWQNLKYKVEARYDVIRNNFLKSKDLSSRRTPCILQQYKYFLARMAKQRLREARIQAIDYLILLLAGACLGLISKGGDENFGAPGYTYTIIATSLLCKIAALRTFALDKLEYRRERASGISSLAHFVAKDTIDHFSTLIKPLVYLSMFYFFSNPRSLFLDNYIVLLCLVYCVTGVAYALAIFLEPGPSQLCSVLLPVVLTLLSTRPKGSTFMKILTSLCYPSWALEAFIVSNAKRYYGVWLIQRCGALLKTGYNLHQWNLCISLLLAAGAACRILALIGMLTLGKK
- the LOC105161335 gene encoding ABC transporter G family member 24 isoform X3, yielding MSSTGNDVIMIMMRVLACFFIFVQVIITMVQCQQIPDDGDYNGVNTTQLNDPAVLNMVTEMVYRRLSGVTSQLIHSQIADRASFCVTNPDDDWNRSFNYSDNLSFLSNCILSTRGDLPQRLCTAAELKFYFTNFIAKANSPATFLKPNRNCNITKWVSGCEPGWACSAGLTRPVDFTDSREIPARTSDCQPCCEGFFCPQGLTCMIPCPLGSHCPLATFNVSTSLCDPYLYQLPPGRPNHSCGGANIWADVSRGGSMFCSAGSYCPTNTEEIPCASGHYCRMGSTTETRCYKLTSCDSHSTRQNITQYGLMLIVGISVILFIFYNCYEQVISLRERRYARSREVAVESVKENAQAQARWLAAKDAIKKRAIEMSHSFSLRNIVLPGVQQRGATSGRMETESGRPPIQDNEEYSNSLEGANAETENKDKKKKLKVKHIRTNTQIFRYAYSQLEKEKAQQQQNRDHSFSAAISMAINSEATSRPTIEISFRDLMVTLKQKKKHLLRSVTGEIRPGRITALMGPSGAGKTTLLSALAGKTVGCSITGLILINGKVESIRSYKKIVGFVPQDDVVHGNLTVEENIWFSANCRLSADLAKADKVLVVERVIESLGLQPVRDYLVGTVEKRGISGGQRKRVNVGLELVMEPSLLFLDEPTSGLDSSSSQLLLRALKREALEGVNICMVVHQPSYSLFRMFDDLILLAKGGLTVYHGAVKDVEDYFAQLGLVVPERINPPDYFIDVLEGMVKPSTNSAVTYEELPLRWMLHKGYPVPPDMQNNLSVVGIPAMYACPGNQENYSGSGSEQLSFWREFWQNLKYKVEARYDVIRNNFLKSKDLSSRRTPCILQQYKYFLARMAKQRLREARIQAIDYLILLLAGACLGLISKGGDENFGAPGYTYTIIATSLLCKIAALRTFALDKLEYRRERASGISSLAHFVAKDTIDHFSTLIKPLVYLSMFYFFSNPRSLFLDNYIVLLCLVYCVTGVAYALAIFLEPGPSQLCSVLLPVVLTLLSTRPKGSTFMKILTSLCYPSWALEAFIVSNAKRIYVF
- the LOC105161335 gene encoding ABC transporter G family member 24 isoform X1; protein product: MSSTGNDVIMIMMRVLACFFIFVQVIITMVQCQQIPDDGDYNGVNTTQLNDPAVLNMVTEMVYRRLSGVTSQLIHSQIADRASFCVTNPDDDWNRSFNYSDNLSFLSNCILSTRGDLPQRLCTAAELKFYFTNFIAKANSPATFLKPNRNCNITKWVSGCEPGWACSAGLTRPVDFTDSREIPARTSDCQPCCEGFFCPQGLTCMIPCPLGSHCPLATFNVSTSLCDPYLYQLPPGRPNHSCGGANIWADVSRGGSMFCSAGSYCPTNTEEIPCASGHYCRMGSTTETRCYKLTSCDSHSTRQNITQYGLMLIVGISVILFIFYNCYEQVISLRERRYARSREVAVESVKENAQAQARWLAAKDAIKKRAIEMSHSFSLRNIVLPGVQQRGATSGRMETESGRPPIQDNEEYSNSLEGANAETENKDKKKKLKVKHIRTNTQIFRYAYSQLEKEKAQQQQNRDHSFSAAISMAINSEATSRPTIEISFRDLMVTLKQKKKHLLRSVTGEIRPGRITALMGPSGAGKTTLLSALAGKTVGCSITGLILINGKVESIRSYKKIVGFVPQDDVVHGNLTVEENIWFSANCRLSADLAKADKVLVVERVIESLGLQPVRDYLVGTVEKRGISGGQRKRVNVGLELVMEPSLLFLDEPTSGLDSSSSQLLLRALKREALEGVNICMVVHQPSYSLFRMFDDLILLAKGGLTVYHGAVKDVEDYFAQLGLVVPERINPPDYFIDVLEGMVKPSTNSAVTYEELPLRWMLHKGYPVPPDMQNNLSVVGIPAMYACPGNQENYSGSGSEQLSFWREFWQNLKYKVEARYDVIRNNFLKSKDLSSRRTPCILQQYKYFLARMAKQRLREARIQAIDYLILLLAGACLGLISKGGDENFGAPGYTYTIIATSLLCKIAALRTFALDKLEYRRERASGISSLAHFVAKDTIDHFSTLIKPLVYLSMFYFFSNPRSLFLDNYIVLLCLVYCVTGVAYALAIFLEPGPSQLCSVLLPVVLTLLSTRPKGSTFMKILTSLCYPSWALEAFIVSNAKRYYGVWLIQRCGALLKTGYNLHQWNLCISLLLAAGAACRILALIGMLTLGKK